The Flavobacterium sp. IMCC34852 genome contains the following window.
TGAGCCGTTTCGGCCGGAATTAGCGTGTTGTCTTTCAGATAGTCATTGACAAAGAATGATTGGTAAGGCACCACAGTATTCGATTTGGCAAATTGTACCATGCAGGCCAAGTCATCAAACTTGTAATAGCGTCCTTTTTTGGTGATTAATTCGGCTCCGAATTGGCCATTGGCAATCGTCATCTTGCAGAAATCGCAGGAATCTGTATTGATTTTGATGGGTTTTGGCTCATTGGAACCACATGAAATTAGGGTTAGCAATGCGATGCAAGTAAGGGCGATCGTTCTCATGACTAATTGTTTTTGTTAAACTTATATTCTTTTAGGACGATTAAAAATAATAAAATACCGGCAGCGGTTAGCATCCAACCTCCGGTATCCGGAATGGAATAGGCGCCAAAGTTTAGCAATTGTTTGTAACCAATAAGTGGTGGTTGATAAGCCATTCCCGGTACTCTGATGGCGGCATTAGGGTCGAGGTTGTGTCCGTATTCATAATTCCAACGGTAGAAATCTACTGCAGCTAAGGCGATAAAAACCACATAAGTGATTAGGAAAGCCAGCACTGCTTTTCTTTTGGCCACAAAAACTAATAAGATGGCGATTAGGGCAAAAGTGCCAAAGACATAAGGCAAAACTTTGAACTCAAAAAAGTTTTCGGTGTGCAATGTGGCCATACCGATGTAGTGATTTAATCCGTTGATGATTTCCACGTCACCGCCTATTTTATTGGCATGTAATCTAAGTACGAGTCCTTCGGGGTACTGAGGTGCTTCGAGTTGGATTTGCCACATTGGGACAAATAACGCACCGAAAAATAAGAGTCCTGTGATGACCAGCAATACTTTTGACAAACTTGAAATTTTTATATTTTTCATTTTGTAGGAGAAAAAAAGGGAACAAATAAAATCTGTTCCCTTTGGTTAATTTTATTTGGTGGCCTTCGGCAAGTTGGTTCCCACGCTCCAAGAGAGCGGAACACTGCTTCCGGCCGGTGATACTCTGACATAGCCTTGCATTTCTTGGTGTAGCGCACTACAGAAATCGGTACAATACATTGGCCAGATACCGGTTTTTTTCGGAACCCATTTTAAGGTTGCGGTTTCACCAGGCATGATTAACAACTCTCCGTTGTCGGCGCCTTTGATGGCAAATCCGTGTGGTACATCCCAGTCTTGTTCTAAGTTGGTTACGTGGAAATATACTTCATCACCTACTTTAATTCCTTCAATATTGTCCGGAGCAAAGTGAGAACGGATAGAAGTCATGTAAACATCTACGCGGTTTCCTTTGCGAGTGACTTTGGCTTCTTTTTCCCCTTTGGCCACAAATGGGTGGTTGTTGTCGGCAATTTTATAGAATTTCAACTGACCGTTGTTTCGGATTAAATCGGCCGGTGCGGCTTGGGCGTAGTGTGGCTCACCAATGGTTGGGAAGTCAAGTACTAATTCCATTTTATCTCCGCTGATATCAAATATTTGGGCAGATTGTGCTAACTCAGGACCGGTTGGTAAATAGCGGTCTTTTGTGATTTTGTTGTAAGCGATTAAGTATTTACCGAATGGTTTTTTACTGTCACCGCCGGGAATACACAAGTGACCTACAGAATAATATGTTGGTACTCTATCCAATACTTTCAAAGATTTGATATCCCATTTTACTACTTCAGAAGATACGAAGAAAGTGGTATAAGCATTTCCTCTACCGTCGAACTCGGTGTGTAATGGTCCTAAGCCCGGTTTTTGAACTTCACCGTGTAAAGCAGCTTCGTATTTAACTACATTGATTCCGCCGTAGTCACCTTCAAATTTTTTGTTTTTGATAGCACCCATTAATTTGTCAAAACTAAATACCGGAATCAAAGCAGCCAATTTACCTGAACCTACGATGTATTCTCCTGTTGGATCCACGTCACAACCGTGAGGTGATTTCGGGCAAGGAATCATATAACAAATGTCTTTTAAAGCAGCAGCATCTAAGACCAATACTTCGTTTTTGATTTCAGAAGTAGCAGTATGTGTTTTCTCATTCCATTTGTTGTGAGCGTATTTAACTGTTTGTTTTTTACCTTTTCCGGCTTTGATGTATTCTTCGGCTTTTTTCCAGTTTACGGCCATGATAAAATCTTTGTCGCGTTGAGAAGCATTTACTTCCAACAACGTATTGGCTTGTTCGGTGTTGTAGCAGGAGAAGAAGAACCAACCGTGTGATTTTCCTTTTCCGGCGTGAGAAAGGTCGAAGTTAACACCCGGCGTTACAATTTGGAACGCTAAGTCCATTTCCCCTTCTTTCCCCACTTTTACAAAACTGATGTGGCCTTTGAAGTTTTCTTTATAAGTATTGATAGCTACATCTCCGTTAGCATAATCGGCTGGTACACTAAAACGTGTTCCTGCTACTACATATTCGGTGTTTTCGGTAATGAACGGAGAAGAGTGATTTCCGCCACTGTTAGGCAGCTCGATTATTTCCGCAGTTTTGAAAGTTTTCAAATCGATACGAGCGATACGCGGCGTGTTATTGGCATTACCAAAAACCCAACGACCATCTACTTCACCATTGGTTTGTGACATTTCGGTATGGTGTAAATCATCCCAAGGCACAAACCCATTGGAGGTATTTAACATGGGTTTGGTTTCCTCACTGTATCCCCAACCTTTTTCAGGGTCAACGGAGAACACCGGAATTACTCTGAACAATCTTCCACTTGGAAGACCGTAAACGCTCAGTTGTCCACTGAAACCACCAGACACGAAGTTATAAAACTCATCATATTTTCCCGGAGCAACATAGGCTTTTTGAGCGGCGTCACCACTCACGGCATCTCCGGAGTTTTTTGGCTTACAAGAAGTGAACAAAGCACTCCCAAGAGCAATCGCAAAAATTGCTTTAACAAACTTATTTTTCATTATAATTGATTTTAAATAAGATTGGTCAGCACTTTCGCGGGTTAACCAATCTCTGGTTTTGGTTTATTTTACACCGTCGTTTTTACGCATATATTCCAAGATGTGTCTGGCATCGTCGTCGCTAAGACCTTGATTTGGCATACGAACCAAACAAATCTCTAATTGCGCTTGAACTTCAGGATCTTTGTCAATCATTGGGTCAGGATTAGTGATGAAGTTCATAATCCATTCCGGTTTTCTTCTTTCGGTTACGCCTTTCCATCCCGGTCCGACTAATTTTTCATCGGTCATTTTGTGGCAAGAGGTACATTTTACTCCGGAAACTTCTTCGCCTTTAGTTGCCATGGCTTGGTCTAAAGCAGCGCCTAGTTCTACAGTTGTAAATTTACCTTCACCTCTTTTTGGGTCATAAGAAGATGGGTCAGTAGCCGTTGTTTCTGTTGCACTTGGGTCAGCCGCAGGATTATACTCTTCGGTTTCTTTTTCCTTTTTACCACAAGCGATTAACAGAGAAAAAGCAAGAGCAGTTAAAAATAATTTTTTCATGATTGGATGTATTAAAATTTCTTAAACAAATTTCGACATTAAACGATTGTTAATTTTATGATTAGAATCATAGTTGGGGAGAAACTTTTTCCGACAACTTCGATTTATAAAATTAAGATTTCAAGAAAAAAAGGCGTTATACAATTATGGAAGATGTTTTTGTAATTCTTAGGTTTTTTCCTTATTGAAGCTAAGATTATGGAAAAACACCGGGCAACAGAAAATCTGCAGCAAGGCATTTTAACAAGCTTGTAAAGATGTGAGCAAAGGTTAGACACGATTAATACGCATAGAGGAGAAATAAAATTGCTATCAAAAAAATGTTCTAATAAATACTATCTTTACTATTCAATTTACCATCATGCCTAACCAAGATATTAAGATTCTCCATATCGACAGCAATCATCCTTTATTGTGGGAACAATTGGAGCAAGCCGGTTTTCAGAATGAAGCCGATTTTTCTTCTTCTAAAACTGAAATAGAAGCCAAAATTCATAACTATCACGGTGTGGTTATTCGCAGTCGGTTTAAAATTGACAAAGATTTTTTAGACAAAGCCACGAATCTGAAATTCATTGCCAGAGTTGGTGCCGGATTGGAAAGCATTGATTGTGAGTATGCTGAGACCAAAGGCATTCATCTTATCGCTGCTCCTGAAGGGAATCGGAATGCGGTTGGGGAACATGCTTTGGGCATGCTTTTATCTATAATGAACAAACTGAATCGCGCTGATAGATTAGTGCGTGAAGGCAAATGGATAAGAGAAGGCAATCGAGGGTATGAGTTAGAAGGCAAAACGGTGGGACTTATCGGTTATGGCAATATGGGAAAAGCATTTGCCAAAAAATTACGCGGATTTGATGTAACCGTTTTGTGTTATGATATTCTTCCTAATGTGGGCGATGCCAATGCGAAGCAAGTTTCCCTTACCGAATTACAAGCCCAAGCCGATGTGTTGAGTTTGCACATTCCGTGGACGCCCGAAACGGATAAAATGGTTACTACTGAATTTATCAATGCTTTTGCTAAGCCGTTTTGGTTTGTCAATACTTCCCGTGGGAAAAATGTAGTAACTGATGATTTGGTTGCTGCTTTGGAATCGGGTAAAATTCTTGGCGCCGGATTGGATGTTTTGGAATATGAAAAATTGTCTTTTGAAAATCTTTTTATCGATAGCGAAAAACCCAAAGCTTTTGAGTATTTACTCCAAGCAGAGAATGTTTTATTAACGCCACATATCGCCGGTTGGACGTTTGAAAGCCATGAAAAATTGGCACAGACTATCGTGGATAAAATTGTTCAATTACGAATTACAAATTGTTTTTGAATATGAACTAAACCCTTTTGATTATGAATAAAGTGAGTTATTATTTAGTGGTAATTGTGGGAATCCTAACTTTCCTTCAGTTTTTTCCTCATGCGTTTATGGGCATGCCCGCGGTTTTAGAACACATTAAAAAAGGAGAAATTCAGCCGGTTGCGGCACAAGGCATGCAGATGATTTGGCTGTATTCTTCGATTATGATGTTGCTGTCGAGTATTTGGTTGTTCTTTTTGGCTAAACCCATAAAAGAAGGCAAACATGTTGCGCGTTTGCAGGTATTGTATATGAGTATCGGATTATTGGCTTTCGGTTTGGGATGTAGTTATATTGCTCAAGACGTATTCAATCATTTGTTTTTCTTTACTATTGAAGGTATCTTGCTTTTGTTAGCGGTAACGGTATTTTATAAAAGGGAAGCACAACCATAATACTTTTTCACGAGGCTTTGTTTTTTATAAGAATTTTATATATTAGCCTATCTTAACAAAAACCAATAAAATAGTATTATGGATTCACAGAAAGTAGACTTGTTTATGATGATTAACGCCAAGTATTTTGAAAGTCATCATTTAAACGCTGTTAGAGAAAAATTATTAAGCCTTGACGAAAGTAAATGGGGATTGGTAGTTACACTTCAGTTTAAAGAGCCAAGCACTTCATTGATTGTATCGTTAA
Protein-coding sequences here:
- a CDS encoding nitrous oxide reductase accessory protein NosL, encoding MRTIALTCIALLTLISCGSNEPKPIKINTDSCDFCKMTIANGQFGAELITKKGRYYKFDDLACMVQFAKSNTVVPYQSFFVNDYLKDNTLIPAETAHFIKGGKINSPMRGNLAAFSSAKEQAEFGQKLEAQPTTWSEVYNAYK
- the nosZ gene encoding Sec-dependent nitrous-oxide reductase; its protein translation is MKNKFVKAIFAIALGSALFTSCKPKNSGDAVSGDAAQKAYVAPGKYDEFYNFVSGGFSGQLSVYGLPSGRLFRVIPVFSVDPEKGWGYSEETKPMLNTSNGFVPWDDLHHTEMSQTNGEVDGRWVFGNANNTPRIARIDLKTFKTAEIIELPNSGGNHSSPFITENTEYVVAGTRFSVPADYANGDVAINTYKENFKGHISFVKVGKEGEMDLAFQIVTPGVNFDLSHAGKGKSHGWFFFSCYNTEQANTLLEVNASQRDKDFIMAVNWKKAEEYIKAGKGKKQTVKYAHNKWNEKTHTATSEIKNEVLVLDAAALKDICYMIPCPKSPHGCDVDPTGEYIVGSGKLAALIPVFSFDKLMGAIKNKKFEGDYGGINVVKYEAALHGEVQKPGLGPLHTEFDGRGNAYTTFFVSSEVVKWDIKSLKVLDRVPTYYSVGHLCIPGGDSKKPFGKYLIAYNKITKDRYLPTGPELAQSAQIFDISGDKMELVLDFPTIGEPHYAQAAPADLIRNNGQLKFYKIADNNHPFVAKGEKEAKVTRKGNRVDVYMTSIRSHFAPDNIEGIKVGDEVYFHVTNLEQDWDVPHGFAIKGADNGELLIMPGETATLKWVPKKTGIWPMYCTDFCSALHQEMQGYVRVSPAGSSVPLSWSVGTNLPKATK
- a CDS encoding c-type cytochrome; the protein is MKKLFLTALAFSLLIACGKKEKETEEYNPAADPSATETTATDPSSYDPKRGEGKFTTVELGAALDQAMATKGEEVSGVKCTSCHKMTDEKLVGPGWKGVTERRKPEWIMNFITNPDPMIDKDPEVQAQLEICLVRMPNQGLSDDDARHILEYMRKNDGVK
- a CDS encoding 2-hydroxyacid dehydrogenase produces the protein MPNQDIKILHIDSNHPLLWEQLEQAGFQNEADFSSSKTEIEAKIHNYHGVVIRSRFKIDKDFLDKATNLKFIARVGAGLESIDCEYAETKGIHLIAAPEGNRNAVGEHALGMLLSIMNKLNRADRLVREGKWIREGNRGYELEGKTVGLIGYGNMGKAFAKKLRGFDVTVLCYDILPNVGDANAKQVSLTELQAQADVLSLHIPWTPETDKMVTTEFINAFAKPFWFVNTSRGKNVVTDDLVAALESGKILGAGLDVLEYEKLSFENLFIDSEKPKAFEYLLQAENVLLTPHIAGWTFESHEKLAQTIVDKIVQLRITNCF
- a CDS encoding TM2 domain-containing protein, coding for MDSQKVDLFMMINAKYFESHHLNAVREKLLSLDESKWGLVVTLQFKEPSTSLIVSLMGGQLGIDRFMIGDTGMGVGKLLTCGGFGVWAIIDWFLIMGATREKNMETFQNTFY